The Acinetobacter pittii genome contains a region encoding:
- the cysP gene encoding sulfate ABC transporter substrate-binding protein: protein MRFSQLKVGVIAALLSVSSFAAQEFLNVSYDPTRELYTDFNKQFGTYWKQRTGQDIEFKQSHGGSGKQARAVIDGLNADVVTLALAADIDEIAEKAKLLPTDWQKKLPQNSTPYTSTIVFLVRKGNPKQIKDWADLIKPGVEIITPNPKTSGGARWNYLAAWAWAKHQPGGNDAKAQEYVRQIYKHTKVLDSGARGATTTFAERGIGDVLLAWENEAHLALREQPGKFEIITPSLSILAEPPVAIVEKNAAKKGNLTIAKGYLNYLYSPAGQEIAARNFYRPRNAAVLKKYSNVFKPLKLVTIDKEFGGWTKVQKQHFDNGGVFDQIVKINSAEK from the coding sequence ATGCGTTTTTCTCAATTAAAAGTCGGGGTTATCGCTGCACTTCTTTCTGTTTCGTCATTTGCAGCCCAAGAATTTTTAAACGTTTCTTACGATCCTACTCGTGAGCTATATACAGATTTCAACAAACAGTTCGGTACTTACTGGAAACAACGTACTGGTCAAGATATTGAGTTTAAGCAATCACACGGCGGCTCTGGTAAACAGGCTCGTGCGGTTATCGATGGCTTAAATGCAGATGTGGTGACATTAGCACTTGCCGCAGATATCGATGAAATTGCTGAAAAAGCAAAACTACTTCCAACAGACTGGCAGAAAAAACTGCCACAAAACTCAACGCCATATACATCAACGATTGTGTTCTTAGTGCGTAAAGGCAATCCAAAGCAAATCAAAGACTGGGCTGATTTAATCAAACCGGGTGTAGAAATTATTACACCAAACCCGAAAACTTCTGGTGGTGCTCGTTGGAATTATCTTGCAGCTTGGGCTTGGGCAAAACATCAACCGGGTGGCAATGATGCAAAAGCACAAGAGTACGTTCGTCAAATTTATAAACATACTAAAGTTCTAGATTCGGGTGCACGCGGTGCAACGACTACTTTCGCTGAGCGTGGCATTGGTGATGTATTACTGGCTTGGGAAAATGAAGCTCATTTAGCTCTTCGCGAACAACCGGGCAAATTTGAAATTATTACTCCGTCTCTTTCGATCTTAGCTGAGCCTCCAGTTGCAATTGTGGAGAAAAATGCAGCTAAAAAAGGCAACTTAACGATTGCTAAAGGTTATCTCAACTATTTGTACTCACCTGCTGGTCAAGAAATTGCAGCACGTAATTTCTACCGTCCGCGTAACGCAGCTGTTCTTAAGAAATACAGCAATGTATTTAAACCGCTGAAACTCGTAACCATCGATAAAGAATTTGGTGGTTGGACAAAAGTACAAAAACAACACTTTGATAATGGTGGTGTTTTCGATCAAATCGTGAAAATTAATAGTGCAGAGAAGTAA
- the degP gene encoding Do family serine endopeptidase, whose product MKSRYLQQGMYAAVFTVAAVQANAAVDFSNLVEQVSPAVVSVNVVKKMTQDELLQQQVPEILKRFFGNQVIIPQQQGPQEKTAYGSAFFISKDGYLLTNHHVIENASRISITLNDRREIDATVVGSDERTDVALLKVNGTNYPALRVGNVDRLRVGEPVLAIGSPFGFDYSASAGIVSAKSRNMSGETSVPFIQTDVALNPGNSGGPLFNQNGEVVGVNSRIFSGTGGYMGLSFSIPIDVAMDVADQIKTKGKVTRSYLGVMMQDIDRNLADAYKLPKPEGALITQISPNSPAQKAGLRAGDVILKLNGAPVLRTSDLLYALNKVQPNQTVQFEVLRDDKTRNISATLTTAPDETPATGTKGAASKGPVLGMSIRDLAELEKNALSVKGGIYVQDVRRGGLASLSNIIPGDVITQVNNNQILNSQDFAKVVSNLPKNTVARVAIIRQGQRAMLGLRIQ is encoded by the coding sequence ATGAAATCTCGCTATTTACAACAAGGAATGTATGCAGCGGTATTTACAGTTGCTGCTGTTCAAGCAAATGCTGCTGTTGATTTTTCAAATCTTGTTGAACAAGTTAGTCCAGCAGTCGTGAGTGTAAATGTCGTAAAAAAAATGACTCAGGATGAACTGTTGCAACAGCAAGTTCCTGAAATTTTAAAACGTTTCTTTGGCAATCAGGTCATCATTCCACAGCAACAAGGTCCACAAGAAAAGACAGCTTACGGAAGTGCATTCTTCATTAGTAAAGATGGTTACTTACTCACAAACCACCATGTGATTGAAAATGCCTCTCGTATCAGTATTACTTTAAATGACCGACGTGAAATTGATGCAACCGTGGTGGGTAGTGATGAGCGTACAGACGTCGCATTGTTAAAAGTAAACGGAACAAATTATCCAGCTTTACGAGTAGGAAATGTTGACCGTTTACGTGTCGGAGAACCTGTTTTAGCTATTGGTTCGCCGTTTGGTTTTGACTACTCCGCTTCGGCCGGTATTGTCAGTGCAAAATCACGAAACATGAGCGGTGAAACTTCGGTACCATTTATTCAAACAGATGTGGCTTTAAACCCAGGTAACTCTGGTGGTCCATTATTTAATCAAAATGGTGAAGTGGTCGGGGTAAACTCTCGAATATTTAGTGGTACTGGCGGTTATATGGGCTTGTCTTTCTCTATTCCGATTGACGTAGCTATGGATGTTGCAGACCAGATTAAAACAAAAGGTAAAGTAACACGCTCTTACCTTGGTGTGATGATGCAAGATATTGACCGAAACCTTGCTGATGCCTACAAATTACCAAAACCTGAAGGCGCTTTAATTACCCAAATTTCTCCGAACTCACCTGCACAAAAAGCAGGGCTAAGAGCTGGTGATGTAATTTTAAAACTAAATGGTGCACCTGTACTTCGTACGAGTGATTTACTGTACGCATTAAACAAAGTACAGCCAAATCAAACCGTTCAGTTTGAAGTATTACGTGATGATAAAACACGCAATATTTCAGCGACCTTAACAACTGCACCAGATGAAACGCCTGCCACTGGTACAAAAGGTGCTGCATCTAAAGGGCCAGTTTTAGGCATGAGTATTCGTGATTTAGCTGAACTGGAAAAAAATGCGTTGAGCGTGAAAGGCGGTATTTATGTACAAGATGTTCGCCGTGGTGGTTTAGCGTCACTGTCAAATATCATTCCGGGTGATGTGATTACTCAAGTCAATAATAACCAGATTTTAAATAGTCAGGATTTTGCAAAAGTTGTTTCTAACTTGCCGAAAAATACAGTAGCACGTGTTGCTATTATTCGTCAGGGACAGCGTGCGATGCTTGGTTTGCGTATTCAATAA
- a CDS encoding RBBP9/YdeN family alpha/beta hydrolase: MIHTVIVPGVGGSEHQHWQSWLQRQLVSSSRVEQKNWDRPVLSEWVGQFVKTIQAAQAPVQIVAHSFGCLTSVAALAEHPELRSQVKKLILVAPANPARFGEAGFARHSLTDYKDYFHQLKIDVPATLLISENDSWLGFFDALQLAKSWKLNPVNLGEVGHINVASGFGPFPDLLNYLIPEDSMCSHSSIDPVKTHFALKFA, translated from the coding sequence ATGATTCACACTGTAATTGTTCCGGGTGTAGGTGGCAGTGAACATCAGCATTGGCAATCTTGGTTGCAGCGTCAACTCGTGTCTAGTTCTCGTGTTGAGCAAAAAAACTGGGATAGACCTGTATTAAGCGAATGGGTTGGGCAATTCGTTAAAACAATTCAAGCAGCTCAAGCTCCTGTTCAAATTGTTGCACATAGTTTTGGATGCTTAACGAGTGTAGCTGCTTTAGCTGAGCATCCAGAATTAAGAAGCCAAGTTAAGAAACTAATTTTAGTCGCTCCAGCGAATCCGGCACGCTTTGGAGAAGCCGGGTTTGCTCGCCATAGCTTGACGGACTACAAAGATTATTTTCATCAATTAAAAATTGATGTGCCTGCAACGCTACTCATTAGTGAAAATGATTCATGGCTCGGCTTTTTTGATGCTTTACAACTTGCAAAATCATGGAAGTTAAATCCCGTTAATCTTGGTGAAGTGGGCCATATTAATGTTGCCTCAGGTTTTGGGCCATTTCCGGATTTGCTGAATTATTTGATTCCAGAAGATTCGATGTGTAGTCACTCATCTATCGACCCGGTAAAAACACATTTCGCTTTGAAATTTGCTTAA
- the tmk gene encoding dTMP kinase, giving the protein MFISFEGTEGVGKTTLIRKIHQHFEEQGKQVILTREPGGTPLAEQIRSMLLAVNHDENMSHDTELLLIYAARAQHLQQVILPALEANKIVLSDRFTDASFAYQCSGRGLSQDKLQLLNQNFVSRMPEVTFWLDAPIELGMNRARERGALDRFEQEKLSFFTKVREGYETLWKAEPERIKRIDATQSPDQVFEQALQYLR; this is encoded by the coding sequence ATGTTTATCAGCTTTGAAGGCACGGAAGGGGTAGGTAAAACTACACTCATTCGAAAAATTCATCAGCATTTTGAAGAGCAAGGCAAACAAGTTATTTTAACTCGAGAGCCGGGGGGCACACCGTTAGCTGAGCAAATTCGTTCGATGCTTTTGGCGGTGAATCATGATGAAAATATGAGTCATGATACTGAGCTATTGCTTATTTATGCGGCACGCGCTCAACACTTACAACAGGTTATTTTGCCTGCTTTAGAAGCTAACAAAATTGTACTAAGTGATCGCTTTACCGATGCGAGTTTTGCTTATCAATGTTCTGGTCGTGGTTTAAGCCAAGATAAATTACAACTTTTAAATCAGAACTTCGTTTCACGCATGCCGGAGGTGACTTTCTGGTTAGATGCACCGATTGAACTTGGTATGAACCGTGCACGTGAACGCGGAGCTTTAGACCGTTTTGAACAAGAAAAGTTAAGCTTCTTTACTAAGGTTCGTGAAGGCTATGAAACCTTATGGAAAGCTGAACCAGAACGTATTAAGCGAATAGATGCAACTCAAAGTCCTGATCAGGTGTTCGAGCAGGCTTTGCAATATTTACGGTAA
- the pabC gene encoding aminodeoxychorismate lyase translates to MWCFKNGQPVETIPLLDRAFHYGDGCFTTIRVFQNQVELKERHWERLKLACQRLSLTANFKLIEQSLQQLQKQNLVLNGTLKIVISRGEGDRGYSLPKHEADIYIWFYPKALEPFLPDSIQCGVLNHALGLTMPSLVGLKSLNRLEQVLLKKEADQRGWAEALVTDVQGYIVEGVSSNCFIRLNDRWITPELRYNGVHGVMRAEILARMQHHGIACEVRVIELDEVSEIQSLFFCNALNPMRVVTHLGEKTLDTQACIDLFHLLNLNQIH, encoded by the coding sequence ATGTGGTGTTTTAAAAATGGGCAACCCGTTGAGACTATTCCTTTATTAGATCGAGCCTTTCATTATGGAGATGGGTGCTTTACCACAATTCGTGTTTTTCAAAACCAGGTTGAGCTTAAAGAAAGACACTGGGAACGTCTAAAACTTGCATGTCAAAGACTGTCTTTAACTGCAAATTTTAAACTCATAGAACAAAGCTTACAGCAATTACAAAAGCAGAACCTTGTGCTCAACGGCACTTTAAAAATTGTAATTAGTCGTGGTGAAGGTGACCGTGGTTATAGTTTGCCAAAGCATGAAGCAGATATTTATATCTGGTTTTATCCAAAAGCTTTAGAGCCATTTTTGCCAGACTCTATCCAGTGCGGTGTCTTAAATCATGCTCTAGGTTTAACCATGCCGAGCTTAGTTGGTCTTAAATCTTTAAACCGCCTTGAACAAGTATTGCTAAAAAAAGAAGCAGATCAACGCGGGTGGGCTGAAGCATTAGTTACTGATGTACAAGGTTATATTGTTGAAGGGGTCAGTAGTAATTGTTTTATTCGTTTAAATGATAGATGGATTACTCCTGAACTTCGCTATAATGGCGTCCACGGTGTAATGCGGGCAGAAATTCTGGCGCGTATGCAGCACCATGGTATTGCCTGTGAAGTACGTGTGATTGAATTAGATGAAGTATCTGAAATACAAAGTCTATTCTTTTGTAATGCTTTAAACCCTATGCGAGTAGTTACTCATTTAGGCGAAAAAACGCTAGATACACAGGCATGCATAGATTTATTTCATCTCCTTAACTTAAATCAGATTCATTAA
- the nadB gene encoding L-aspartate oxidase encodes MDMPNLQTIHHFDVIIVGSGGAGLSLALSLPNHFNIAVLAKAALTEASTFYAQGGVAAVLDETDSIQQHINDTMIAGAHLCEMGAVQHTVEGGRPSVDFLLKQGVQFTLDEDEQLHLTREGGHSQRRIIHSADATGKAISTTLVERAKERKNITIFENYIAIDLITSHKLGHTDQANRAIGLYALDENTEKVHTFLAPFTALACGGAMKAYLYTSNPDIATGDGIAMAYRAGCRVANMEFNQFHPTCLYHPQARSFLITEAMRGEGAYLRLPDGERFMLRFDDRAELAPRDIVARTIDHEIKRLGIRHVWLDITHKSPEFIKEHFPTLYARLLELGIDITKDMIPVVPAAHYTCGGVVVDSNSQTDIEGLYAIGETSYTGLHGANRMASNSLLECFVYGMSAAKDIENKFDENFKLPEVPTWDDSQVTNPDEDVVILQNWDELRSTMWNYVGIVRTTKRLERALHRIEMLKREITEYYQDYRVSKNLIELRNLVLVSEMIVRCAMQRKESRGLHYTLDYPETSSEIRKTVLTPPNFAVEQPLVNTDI; translated from the coding sequence ATGGACATGCCTAATTTACAGACAATTCACCACTTTGACGTGATTATTGTGGGCAGCGGCGGCGCTGGTTTAAGTCTGGCTTTATCGTTACCAAATCATTTTAATATTGCAGTTTTAGCCAAAGCTGCTCTAACCGAAGCAAGTACCTTTTATGCTCAAGGTGGTGTTGCTGCTGTTCTTGATGAGACTGACTCTATTCAACAGCATATTAATGACACTATGATTGCAGGCGCTCATTTATGTGAAATGGGCGCGGTACAACATACCGTAGAAGGCGGCCGCCCTTCTGTTGATTTTCTTTTAAAGCAAGGCGTGCAATTTACTCTCGATGAAGATGAACAGCTTCATTTGACTCGTGAGGGTGGCCATTCGCAGCGTCGCATTATCCATTCTGCTGATGCAACAGGTAAAGCCATTTCAACCACTTTGGTTGAGCGTGCCAAAGAACGTAAAAATATTACTATTTTTGAAAATTATATTGCGATTGATTTAATCACCTCGCATAAATTAGGCCATACCGACCAAGCGAATCGTGCTATTGGTTTATATGCATTAGATGAAAATACTGAAAAGGTTCATACCTTCCTTGCCCCATTCACCGCGCTGGCTTGCGGCGGTGCGATGAAGGCTTATCTGTATACATCTAATCCAGATATTGCCACAGGTGACGGTATTGCAATGGCTTATCGTGCAGGTTGCCGTGTAGCGAATATGGAATTTAATCAGTTCCATCCAACTTGCCTGTACCATCCGCAAGCCCGCTCTTTCTTAATTACTGAAGCTATGCGTGGTGAAGGCGCTTACTTACGTTTGCCGGATGGCGAACGTTTTATGCTACGTTTTGATGATCGTGCAGAATTAGCTCCTCGCGATATTGTGGCACGTACCATTGACCATGAAATCAAGCGTCTCGGTATTCGTCACGTGTGGTTAGACATTACCCACAAATCACCTGAGTTTATTAAAGAGCACTTCCCTACACTTTATGCAAGATTGCTTGAGTTAGGTATCGACATTACGAAAGACATGATTCCAGTGGTACCAGCAGCTCACTATACATGTGGTGGTGTTGTGGTTGACTCAAATAGCCAGACGGATATTGAAGGTCTCTATGCGATTGGTGAAACGTCTTATACAGGCTTACATGGTGCAAACCGCATGGCAAGTAACTCATTACTTGAGTGCTTCGTTTATGGCATGAGTGCAGCAAAAGATATCGAAAATAAATTTGATGAAAACTTCAAATTACCAGAAGTACCAACTTGGGATGACTCACAAGTAACCAATCCTGATGAAGATGTGGTGATTTTACAAAACTGGGATGAGTTACGTTCGACCATGTGGAACTACGTTGGTATTGTAAGGACTACTAAACGTTTAGAACGTGCTTTACACCGTATTGAAATGTTAAAACGTGAAATCACCGAATATTATCAAGACTACCGTGTTAGCAAAAACCTGATTGAGCTGCGTAACCTTGTTTTAGTATCTGAGATGATTGTGCGCTGTGCTATGCAACGTAAAGAATCACGTGGTCTTCATTACACGCTTGATTATCCAGAAACTTCGAGCGAGATTCGTAAAACCGTTTTAACTCCTCCAAATTTTGCAGTAGAACAGCCATTGGTTAATACTGATATTTAA
- the cysT gene encoding sulfate ABC transporter permease subunit CysT, producing the protein MSQRSRVLPGFGLSLGFTLAYVSFIVLIPLAAVFIKSFGIGWDGLWEILTSERILKSLQLSFSSALIAAFINVVFGLLLAWCLVRYNFPGKRLVDALVDLPFALPTAVAGIALTSLYAPTGWIGQYLEPLGIQVAYTPIGITLALVFIGIPFIVRTVQPVLSDIETELEEAASALGANRWQTITKIILPILLPALFTGFALAFARGVGEYGSVIFIAGNQPFKTEIAPLMIISRLEEYDYAGATTIAAVMLVLSFIILFAINLLQVWANRRTGRNIT; encoded by the coding sequence ATGTCGCAGCGATCCCGAGTGCTGCCTGGGTTTGGTCTATCTTTGGGCTTCACCCTCGCCTATGTATCTTTTATTGTGCTTATTCCATTAGCCGCAGTCTTTATCAAATCATTTGGAATCGGATGGGACGGATTATGGGAAATTCTAACGTCTGAACGTATTTTGAAATCACTTCAACTTAGCTTTAGCTCAGCATTAATCGCAGCATTTATTAATGTTGTGTTTGGTTTGCTTTTAGCTTGGTGCCTTGTTCGCTATAACTTTCCTGGAAAACGTTTGGTTGATGCCTTGGTCGATTTACCTTTTGCACTTCCAACAGCGGTTGCAGGTATTGCTCTCACTTCACTCTATGCACCTACTGGCTGGATAGGCCAATATCTGGAACCACTTGGTATTCAGGTTGCTTATACACCTATCGGGATTACGCTAGCATTGGTGTTTATCGGTATCCCCTTTATTGTAAGAACAGTTCAACCCGTACTCAGTGATATCGAAACTGAACTTGAGGAAGCTGCTTCCGCACTTGGCGCGAATCGTTGGCAAACTATTACTAAAATTATTTTACCAATTTTATTACCTGCCCTATTTACAGGCTTTGCTTTGGCATTTGCACGCGGCGTAGGTGAATATGGTTCAGTTATTTTCATTGCTGGCAATCAACCTTTTAAAACAGAGATTGCACCACTCATGATTATTTCTCGTCTTGAGGAATATGACTATGCAGGTGCAACCACTATTGCTGCTGTGATGTTAGTTCTCTCTTTCATTATTTTATTTGCCATTAATTTACTTCAAGTCTGGGCAAACCGTCGTACTGGGAGAAATATCACATGA
- the cysW gene encoding sulfate ABC transporter permease subunit CysW, translating into MNLHTDSNALALKLQSRDATREPTWVRYTLITIALIFFISCLMLPLILVFVEAFKQGLEVYVQALIDPDTLSAVKLTLLTAAIAVPINVIFGVAAAWAVSKFQFKGKAILTTIIDMPFSVSPVIAGLMIVLIFGAQGWFGGWLMDHDIKILYAVPGIVLATIFITVPFVARELIPLMEAQGTEEEEAAIVLGASGWQTFWKVTLPNIKWGLIYGVILCNARAMGEFGAVSVVSGHIRGETNTLPLHVEILYNEYTFSAAFAVSSLLAFLALLTLILKTWLELHQDKPQPHSTDS; encoded by the coding sequence ATGAATTTACATACCGACAGCAATGCGCTTGCCTTGAAGTTGCAATCTCGTGACGCGACACGTGAGCCGACTTGGGTACGTTATACCTTAATTACCATTGCACTGATTTTCTTTATCAGTTGCCTGATGTTGCCACTTATTTTGGTTTTCGTTGAAGCATTTAAACAGGGACTTGAAGTCTATGTTCAGGCTTTGATTGATCCAGATACCTTATCAGCAGTGAAATTAACATTATTAACTGCAGCGATTGCTGTGCCGATTAACGTGATATTTGGTGTGGCTGCAGCTTGGGCGGTTTCTAAGTTCCAGTTTAAAGGGAAGGCTATTTTAACCACGATCATTGATATGCCTTTTTCGGTTTCACCCGTTATTGCAGGTTTAATGATTGTTCTTATTTTTGGTGCCCAAGGCTGGTTTGGCGGCTGGTTAATGGATCATGACATCAAGATTTTATATGCCGTACCTGGAATTGTTTTAGCCACCATCTTTATTACCGTTCCATTTGTGGCGCGTGAGTTAATTCCACTCATGGAAGCTCAGGGAACAGAGGAAGAAGAAGCAGCTATCGTACTCGGCGCATCAGGATGGCAAACTTTTTGGAAAGTCACACTCCCTAACATTAAATGGGGTCTGATTTACGGCGTGATTTTGTGTAATGCCCGTGCAATGGGTGAGTTTGGGGCAGTATCAGTAGTTTCCGGCCACATCCGTGGTGAGACCAATACCCTGCCACTTCATGTCGAAATTTTATATAACGAGTACACCTTTAGCGCAGCCTTTGCGGTGTCATCACTGCTTGCCTTCTTAGCTCTTTTAACACTGATTTTAAAAACTTGGTTAGAGCTACATCAAGATAAACCACAACCGCATTCAACTGATTCGTAA
- the cysA gene encoding sulfate/molybdate ABC transporter ATP-binding protein has translation MSIQVKNIEKHFGAFHALKNISLDFPEGELVALLGPSGCGKTTLLRIIAGLESADGGQVLLEGEDATNVHVRERQVGFVFQHYALFRHMTVFDNIAFGLRVRPRATRPSEAEIKKRVTRLLDLVQLGFLADRYPAQLSGGQRQRIALARALAVEPRVLLLDEPFGALDAKVRKELRRWLRNLHDELHITSIFVTHDQEEALEVADQIIVMNKGNVEQIGSPREVYEKPTTPFVFDFLGQANRFEGEHTEGIIRISNDRIQLPTAVEAPQGKVIAFARPDELHIHSQPQANTIEATFVREIWIAGKVVAELQDRNGRLIEIALSSEAAKLHAFKPNQTVWVSASQLHLFAAQVA, from the coding sequence ATGAGTATTCAAGTTAAAAATATTGAAAAACACTTTGGTGCATTCCATGCGCTTAAGAATATTTCCCTAGACTTTCCGGAAGGTGAACTGGTTGCGTTACTTGGCCCATCTGGATGCGGTAAAACAACGCTACTCCGTATTATTGCAGGTCTAGAATCAGCCGATGGCGGTCAAGTGTTACTTGAAGGTGAAGATGCGACTAATGTACATGTCCGTGAGCGTCAGGTTGGCTTTGTATTTCAACACTATGCTTTATTCCGTCATATGACCGTATTTGACAATATTGCCTTTGGTTTACGTGTTCGCCCTCGTGCAACACGCCCTTCGGAAGCTGAAATTAAAAAACGTGTCACTCGTTTACTTGATCTAGTTCAACTAGGCTTTTTAGCAGACCGCTACCCTGCTCAGCTTTCTGGAGGACAACGTCAGCGTATTGCTTTAGCCCGTGCTTTGGCAGTAGAACCTCGCGTGTTATTACTCGATGAACCATTTGGCGCTCTAGATGCCAAAGTACGCAAAGAATTACGTCGCTGGTTACGCAACTTACATGATGAATTGCATATCACTTCAATTTTCGTGACTCACGATCAGGAAGAAGCACTTGAGGTTGCAGACCAAATTATTGTCATGAATAAAGGTAATGTTGAGCAAATCGGCTCACCTCGTGAAGTTTATGAAAAACCTACAACGCCATTTGTATTTGATTTCTTGGGTCAGGCAAATCGATTTGAAGGTGAACATACGGAAGGTATCATCCGTATCAGTAATGACCGTATTCAACTACCAACAGCAGTTGAGGCGCCTCAAGGAAAAGTGATTGCTTTTGCCCGTCCAGATGAGTTACATATTCACTCGCAACCGCAAGCGAATACCATTGAAGCGACTTTTGTACGTGAAATCTGGATTGCTGGAAAAGTAGTGGCCGAATTACAAGACCGTAATGGACGTTTAATTGAAATTGCTCTGAGCAGTGAAGCTGCAAAACTACATGCATTTAAACCTAATCAAACTGTTTGGGTGAGCGCATCTCAATTGCACTTATTTGCAGCCCAAGTTGCTTAA
- the mltG gene encoding endolytic transglycosylase MltG: MPKPPVNAKAKNAKKNNKKQAPKFSKRLVLIGLFIVLIFTFAILWSSLFKAYPVEGKKQMLSITSGETYSGFIDRLAKEGKISFPIVLKLYQKFMIHDSMKAGVYEIEQGMSVRQVLEMLSDADNAQMNRVLVIEGTTFKQLITALKNDKNVKNTILDLPNDQLMKALGIPYDHPEGLFAPNTYFFAKGETDKKILTDLYHRQIKALDTAWANRAPNLPYKDKYEALIMASIVEKETSLDSELTQVSGVFVRRLKLGMRLQTDPTVIYGMGNNYKGNITREDLRTPTPYNTYTINGLPPTPIALPSRKAIEAALHPDDSNNIYFVATGNGGHKFTADLQAHNQAVQDYLSVLRSKK, encoded by the coding sequence ATGCCGAAGCCACCTGTGAATGCGAAAGCAAAAAACGCCAAGAAAAATAACAAAAAACAAGCTCCAAAATTTTCTAAGCGATTGGTTCTAATTGGCCTTTTCATTGTTTTAATCTTTACGTTTGCCATTTTATGGTCAAGCTTGTTTAAGGCTTATCCTGTTGAAGGAAAAAAACAGATGTTATCGATTACATCTGGAGAAACTTATTCTGGTTTTATTGATCGTTTGGCCAAAGAAGGCAAAATTAGCTTTCCTATCGTATTGAAGCTTTATCAAAAGTTTATGATTCATGACAGCATGAAAGCTGGTGTGTATGAAATTGAACAAGGGATGAGTGTAAGACAAGTATTAGAGATGTTATCTGATGCGGATAATGCTCAGATGAACCGTGTTTTGGTGATTGAAGGTACAACTTTTAAGCAGCTTATTACTGCACTCAAAAATGATAAAAATGTAAAAAATACAATATTGGATTTACCTAATGATCAGCTTATGAAAGCGCTTGGGATTCCTTACGATCATCCAGAAGGCTTATTCGCGCCGAATACTTATTTCTTTGCCAAAGGCGAGACTGACAAGAAAATTCTTACCGATTTATATCATCGTCAAATAAAAGCTTTAGATACAGCTTGGGCAAATCGCGCACCGAATTTACCTTATAAAGATAAATATGAAGCATTAATTATGGCTTCTATTGTTGAGAAAGAAACAAGTTTAGACAGTGAACTTACACAAGTTTCTGGAGTTTTTGTCCGCCGTTTAAAACTCGGTATGCGTTTACAAACGGATCCAACTGTTATTTACGGAATGGGTAATAACTATAAAGGCAACATTACCCGAGAAGACCTGCGTACTCCAACACCATATAATACTTATACCATTAATGGTTTACCGCCGACTCCAATTGCTTTGCCAAGCCGAAAAGCAATTGAAGCAGCGTTACATCCAGATGATTCAAATAACATCTATTTCGTAGCGACTGGTAATGGTGGACATAAATTTACGGCAGACTTGCAAGCACATAATCAAGCTGTGCAGGATTATTTATCCGTGTTGAGATCGAAGAAATAA
- a CDS encoding PaaI family thioesterase, whose protein sequence is MKSSKEEIVAFLEKEFPPSLEHCTIESVTPKAAVVYYHVDQRHQRPGGTISGPTMMTLADFALYIAILGEIGIVGLAVTTNFNINFLRKPAGDQDLRSECKLMKVGKSLVVGEVWIYSVGLDEPVAHVTATYSIPPRP, encoded by the coding sequence ATGAAAAGCTCAAAAGAAGAAATCGTGGCATTTCTTGAAAAGGAATTTCCACCAAGTCTTGAACACTGCACGATTGAGTCAGTCACACCCAAAGCAGCGGTTGTTTATTATCATGTTGATCAAAGACATCAACGTCCTGGTGGCACCATATCTGGTCCAACCATGATGACTTTGGCAGACTTTGCTTTATATATTGCGATATTAGGTGAGATCGGTATTGTTGGTTTAGCCGTAACCACCAACTTTAATATTAATTTTTTAAGAAAACCTGCGGGTGATCAAGACTTACGTAGTGAATGTAAACTCATGAAAGTAGGAAAGAGTTTAGTGGTGGGTGAGGTTTGGATTTATTCAGTTGGTCTGGATGAACCTGTTGCGCATGTGACCGCGACTTATTCAATCCCACCTAGACCATAA